The following proteins are encoded in a genomic region of Acipenser ruthenus chromosome 4, fAciRut3.2 maternal haplotype, whole genome shotgun sequence:
- the LOC117399544 gene encoding metalloreductase STEAP2-like, whose protein sequence is METGAAMETITMMGSPRNSKEMFLPNGMNGVKEGNKSTIGIIGSGDFAKCLSLRLLRCGYHVVVGSRSPKRAAEFFPHVVDVTHHEDAVAKANILFVAIHREHYASLWDLKHLLVGKILVDVSNNTRMNQYPESNAEYLASLFPDSFVVKGFNVISAWAMQSGPKDASRQVYICSNLVEARHQVLEVARQLNFIPVDLGTLSSAREIENIPLQLFTLWKGPVLVSVSLSILFFIYSFIRDIIHPYVKNQQSNFYKIPIEIVNKTLPIVAITLLSLVYLAGLLAAAHQIYYGTKYRHFPHWLDGWLQCRKQLGLLSVFFASVHVLYSICLPMRRSERYLFLNMAFQQVHANVDNSWNEEEVWRVEMYISFGIMSLGLLSLLAVTSIPSVNSALNWREFSFIQSTLGYVALLITTFHVLIYGWKRAFDQEYYKFYMPPNFVIALVLPVTVIVGKIVLLLPCMSGRLRRIQRGWENIQYRSEVTGAASQVSPERITIM, encoded by the exons ATGGAAACAGGAGCAGCAATGGAAACCATTACCATGATGGGAAGTCCAAGGAACAGCAAGGAGATGTTCTTACCAAACGGCATGAATGGTGTCAAAGAAGGAAACAAATCTACCATAGGGATTATAGGAAGCGGGGACTTTGCCAAATGCTTGTCTCTCAGGCTCCTGAGGTGTGGGTACCATGTTGTGGTTGGGAGCCGGAGCCCCAAGAGGGCTGCTGAATTCTTTCCGCATGTAGTTGATGTTACCCACCACGAAGATGCAGTGGCCAAAGCTAATATTCTTTTTGTCGCCATACACCGAGAACATTATGCTTCATTATGGGACCTCAAGCACCTATTAGTGGGCAAAATCCTTGTGGATGTGAGTAACAATACTCGGATGAACCAGTATCCAGAATCCAATGCAGAATACCTGGCTTCCCTTTTTCCTGATTCGTTTGTGGTTAAAGGATTCAACGTTATCTCAGCCTGGGCAATGCAATCCGGGCCAAAGGATGCCAGCAGACAG GTGTACATCTGCAGCAATTTGGTGGAAGCCCGCCATCAAGTCCTAGAAGTGGCCCGTCAGCTAAACTTCATCCCTGTTGACCTGGGGACCTTGTCTTCTGCCAGAGAAATAGAAAACATACCTCTTCAGCTGTTCACCCTTTGGAAGGGACCCGTGCTTGTATCTGTCAGCCTTTCAATCTTGTTTTTCATCTATTCGTTCATCAGAGATATTATACACCCCTACGTTAAGAATCAGCAGAGCAACTTCTATAAGATCCCCATAGAGATTGTCAATAAGACCCTGCCCATCGTCGCAATAACACTTCTGTCGCTGGTATATCTGGCAGGTCTGCTAGCTGCAGCTCACCAGATTTATTACGGAACTAAATACAGACACTTTCCTCACTGGCTGGATGGGTGGCTGCAGTGCAGGAAGCAGCTGGGGCTGCTCAGTGTCTTCTTTGCTTCGGTTCATGTTCTCTACAGTATCTGTTTACCAATGAGGAGATCTGAGCGCTATCTCTTCCTCAACATGGCATTTCAACAG GTTCATGCCAACGTTGATAACTCTTGGAACGAGGAAGAGGTATGGAGAGTAGAAATGTACATATCCTTTGGAATCATGAGTCTTGGACTGCTCTCGCTGTTGGCTGTTACATCTATTCCTTCAGTTAACAGCGCTCTTAACTGGAGAGAATTCAGCTTCATTCAG TCTACACTGGGGTACGTAGCTCTTCTCATAACTACATTCCATGTGTTAATCTATGGCTGGAAGCGAGCCTTTGACCAAGAATACTACAAGTTCTATATGCCACCAAACTTTGTCATAGCTCTGGTGTTGCCTGTAACAGTTATAGTGGGTAAGATTGTCCTGCTGCTTCCCTGTATGAGCGGTCGACTCAGACGAATCCAAAGAGGCTGGGAGAACATCCAGTATAGAAGTGAGGTTACAGGAGCAGCCTCCCAGGTCTCACCAGAGCGCATTACTATCATGTAA
- the LOC117400139 gene encoding metalloreductase STEAP1-like yields the protein MNAHTDDLCIEECDDILRMKSKKSSRDHIHLGTGIQDSTLTNTASQFLDPHTFAFEDFECPSNVNKENLGLFPQWHLPLKLSIILSVIVFIYTFLRDILHPFISLSKNEFYKIPILVMNKVLPVVAITLLALVYLPGILAAVLQLHRGTKYSRFPNWLQRWMLMRKQLGLLSFFFALLHAVYSLCYPMRRSYRYKLLNWAYQQVMQNIENAWIEDDVWRMEIYVSLGILSLAILALLATTSIPSVSNSLNWREFQCVQSKMGYCALLLGTAHALVYAWRKWADLKYFVWYTPPSFMIAVVLPIVVLLCKTVLVLPCLDKKLRKIRHGREETSSSKTEPAENVFL from the exons ATGAATGCACATACAGATGACCTTTGCATTGAGGAATGTGATGACATTTTGAGAATGAAGTCCAAAAAAAGCTCCAGAGACCATATTCATTTG GGGACTGGAATACAAGATTCTACATTGACAAACACAGCCTCGCAGTTTCTTGATCCACACACATTTGCTTTTGAAGACTTTGAATGTCCATCCAATGTCAACAAAGAAAACCTGGGTCTTTTTCCACAGTGGCATTTACCGCTGAAATTGTCAATTATACTTTCAgtaattgtgtttatatatacctTTCTAAGAGACATTCTTCACCCATTCATATCTCTGAGCAAGAATGAATTCTATAAAATACCAATTTTGGTAATGAACAAGGTCCTGCCAGTGGTTGCCATCACCCTATTGGCTCTGGTTTATCTGCCAGGTATTTTGGCAGCGGTTCTGCAGTTACACCGAGGTACCAAATATAGCAGATTTCCAAACTGGTTACAGAGATGGATGTTGATGCGCAAACAGCTCGGTCTCCTCAgtttcttttttgctttgctTCATGCAGTCTACAGTCTGTGTTATCCAATGAGAAGGTCATATCGTTACAAACTACTAAATTGGGCTTATCAACAG GTAATGCAGAACATAGAAAATGCATGGATTGAAGATGATGTGTGGAGAATGGAAATATACGTGTCTCTTGGTATTCTAAGCCTTGCAATTTTAGCCCTATTGGCCACAACCTCAATTCCTTCTGTCAGCAACTCCTTGAACTGGAGAGAATTTCAGTGTGTTCAG AGCAAGATGGGGTATTGTGCGCTCCTGCTTGGCACAGCTCATGCCCTGGTGTATGCATGGAGAAAGTGGGCAGACCTGAAGTACTTTGTGTGGTACACCCCTCCATCGTTCATGATTGCAGTAGTTCTACCTATCGTTGTTCTGTTGTGTAAAACTGTACTGGTTCTTCCATGTCTTGACAAGAAGTTACGGAAGATTAGACATGGCAGGGAAGAAACGTCATCATCCAAAACAGAACCTGCAGAGAATGTCTTTCTATGA